A window of the Callospermophilus lateralis isolate mCalLat2 chromosome 7, mCalLat2.hap1, whole genome shotgun sequence genome harbors these coding sequences:
- the Atp1a1 gene encoding sodium/potassium-transporting ATPase subunit alpha-1 isoform X2, translated as MGKGVGRDKYEPAAVSEHGDKKGKKAKKERDMDELKKEVSMDDHKLSLDELHRKYGTDLSRGLTTARAAEILARDGPNALTPPPTTPEWVKFCRQLFGGFSMLLWIGALLCFLAYGIQAATEEEPQNDNLYLGVVLSAVVIITGCFSYYQEAKSSKIMESFKNMVPQQALVIRNGEKMSINAEEVVVGDLVEVKGGDRIPADLRIISANGCKVDNSSLTGESEPQTRSPDFTNENPLETRNIAFFSTNCVEGTARGIVVYTGDRTVMGRIATLASGLEGGQTPIAAEIEHFIQLITGVAVFLGVSFFILSLILEYTWLEAVIFLIGIIVANVPEGLLATVTVCLTLTAKRMARKNCLVKNLEAVETLGSTSTICSDKTGTLTQNRMTVAHMWFDNQIHEADTTENQSGVSFDKTSATWLALSRIAGLCNRAVFQANQENLPILKRAVAGDASESALLKCIELCCGSVKEMRDRYAKIVEIPFNSTNKYQLSIHKNLNAGEPRHLLVMKGAPERILDRCSSILLHGKEQPLDEELKDAFQNAYLELGGLGERVLGFCHLLLPDEQFPEGFQFDTDEVNFPVDNLCFVGLISMIDPPRAAVPDAVGKCRSAGIKVIMVTGDHPITAKAIAKGVGIISEGNETVEDIAARLNIPVNQVNPRDAKACVVHGSDLKDMTAEQLDDILKYHTEIVFARTSPQQKLIIVEGCQRQGAIVAVTGDGVNDSPALKKADIGVAMGIAGSDVSKQAADMILLDDNFASIVTGVEEGRLIFDNLKKSIAYTLTSNIPEITPFLIFIIANIPLPLGTVTILCIDLGTDMVPAISLAYEQAESDIMKRQPRNPKTDKLVNERLISMAYGQIGMIQALGGFFTYFVILAENGFLPIHLLGIRVDWDDRWINDVEDSYGQQWTYEQRKIVEFTCHTAFFVSIVVVQWADLVICKTRRNSVFQQGMKNKILIFGLFEETALAAFLSYCPGMGVALRMYPLKPTWWFCAFPYSLLIFVYDEVRKLIIRRRPGGWVEKETYY; from the exons GTTGGACGTGATAAGTATGAACCTGCAGCCGTTTCAGAACATGGTGACAAAAAGGGCAAAAAGGCCAAGAAGGAGAGGGATATGGATGAACTAAAGAAAGAAGTTTCTATG GATGACCATAAACTCAGCCTTGATGAACTTCATCGTAAATACGGAACAGACTTGAGCCGA GGCTTGACAACTGCACGAGCTGCTGAGATCCTGGCCCGAGATGGTCCTAATGCACTCACACCCCCTCCCACGACCCCTGAATGGGTCAAGTTCTGCCGGCAGCTCTTTGGGGGATTCTCAATGTTGCTATGGATTGGAGCACTTCTTTGTTTCTTGGCTTATGGTATCCAAGCTGCCACAGAAGAGGAACCTCAAAACGATAAT CTCTACCTTGGTGTGGTGCTGTCAGCTGTCGTCATCATAACTGGTTGTTTCTCCTACTATCAAGAAGCTAAAAGTTCAAAGATCATGGAATCCTTCAAAAACATGGTCCCTCAG CAAGCCCTTGTGATTCGAAATGGTGAGAAAATGAGCATAAAtgcggaagaagttgtagttgggGATCTGGTGGAAGTGAAAGGAGGAGACCGAATCCCTGCCGATCTCAGAATCATATCTGCCAATGGCTGCAAG GTGGATAACTCCTCACTCACGGGTGAATCGGAACCCCAGACTAGGTCTCCAGATTTCACAAATGAAAACCCCCTGGAGACGAGGAACATTGCCTTTTTCTCAACCAACTGTGTTGAAG GCACGGCACGTGGTATTGTTGTGTACACCGGGGATCGCACTGTGATGGGAAGAATTGCCACTCTTGCTTCTGGGCTGGAAGGGGGCCAGACCCCCATTGCGGCAGAAATTGAACATTTCATCCAACTCATCACgggtgtggctgtgttcctggggGTGTCTTTCTTCATCCTTTCTCTGATCCTCGAGTACACCTGGCTTGAAGCAGTCATCTTCCTCATCGGTATCATTGTAGCCAACGTGCCCGAAGGTTTGCTGGCCACTGTCACG GTGTGTCTGACGCTTACTGCCAAACGCATGGCAAGGAAAAACTGCTTAGTGAAGAACCTGGAGGCTGTGGAGACCTTGGGGTCCACATCCACCATCTGCTCTGATAAAACTGGAACTCTGACTCAGAACCGGATGACGGTAGCCCACATGTGGTTTGACAATCAAATCCACGAAGCTGATACAACAGAGAATCAGAGTG GTGTCTCTTTCGATAAGACTTCCGCCACCTGGCTCGCTCTGTCCAGGATCGCAGGTCtttgtaacagggcagtgtttcaGGCTAACCAGGAAAACCTGCCTATTCTTAAG CGGGCAGTTGCGGGAGATGCCTCTGAGTCGGCACTCTTAAAATGCATCGAGCTCTGCTGCGGCTCTGTGAAGGAGATGAGAGATAGATACGCCAAAATCGTCGAGATACCCTTCAACTCCACCAATAAGTACCAG ttgtccattcataagaacCTCAACGCCGGTGAGCCCCGACACCTGTTGGTGATGAAGGGCGCTCCAGAAAGGATCCTGGACCGCTGCAGCTCCATCCTCCTCCACGGCAAGGAGCAGCCCCTGGACGAGGAGCTGAAAGACGCCTTTCAGAACGCCTACCTGGAGCTGGGCGGCCTCGGAGAGCGCGTGCTAG GTTTCTGCCACCTCCTTCTGCCGGATGAGCAGTTTCCTGAAGGCTTCCAGTTCGACACTGATGAAGTGAACTTCCCTGTGGATAACCTCTGCTTTGTTGGGCTCATCTCCATGATTGACCCTCCACGAGCTGCTGTTCCTGATGCCGTGGGCAAATGTCGAAGTGCTGGAATTAAG GTCATCATGGTCACAGGCGACCATCCAATCACAGCCAAAGCCATTGCCAAAGGCGTGGGCATCATCTCGGAAGGCAATGAGACTGTGGAAGACATCGCTGCCCGCCTCAACATCCCAGTGAACCAGGTGAACCCCAG AGATGCCAAGGCCTGTGTAGTGCATGGCAGTGATTTGAAGGACATGACAGCCGAGCAGCTGGATGACATTTTGAAGTACCACACTGAGATTGTGTTTGCCAGGACCTCCCCTCAGCAGAAGCTTATCATTGTGGAAGGCTGCCAGAGACAG GGGGCTATTGTGGCCGTCACTGGTGATGGCGTTAATGACTCTCCAGCTCTGAAGAAAGCAGACATTGGGGTTGCTATGGGGATCGCCGGTTCAGATGTGTCTAAGCAAGCTGCTGACATGATTCTTTTGGATGACAACTTTGCCTCAATTGTGACTGGAGTAGAGGAAG GTCGTCTGATCTTTGACAACTTGAAGAAATCCATTGCTTATACCCTAACCAGTAACATTCCGGAAATCACCCCCTTCCTGATATTTATTATTGCAAACATTCCACTCCCACTGGGGACCGTCACCATCCTCTGCATTGACTTGGGCACTGACATG GTTCCTGCCATCTCCCTGGCATATGAGCAAGCTGAGAGTGACATCATGAAGAGGCAGCCCAGAAATCCCAAAACTGACAAACTTGTGAATGAGCGGCTGATTAGCATGGCCTACGGACAGATTG GTATGATCCAGGCCCTGGGGGGCTTCTTCACTTACTTTGTGATTCTGGCTGAGAATGGCTTCCTCCCGATTCACCTGCTGGGCATCCGAGTGGACTGGGATGACCGCTGGATCAATGATGTGGAAGACAGCTATGGGCAACAGTGG ACCTATGAGCAGAGGAAAATCGTGGAGTTCACCTGCCACACAGCCTTCTTCGTCAGTATTGTGGTGGTGCAGTGGGCCGACCTGGTCATCTGTAAGACCCGGAGGAATTCTGTGTTCCAGCAGGGGATGAA GAACAAGATCTTGATATTTGGCCTCTTTGAAGAGACAGCCCTCGCTGCTTTCCTTTCCTACTGCCCTGGAATGGGTGTCGCCCTGAGGATGTATCCCCTCAA GCCTACCTGGTGGTTCTGTGCCTTCCCCTACTCCCTTCTCATCTTCGTGTATGATGAAGTCAGGAAGCTCATCATCCGGCGACGCCCTGGCG GCTGGGTGGAGAAGGAAACCTACTATTAG
- the Atp1a1 gene encoding sodium/potassium-transporting ATPase subunit alpha-1 isoform X1, producing the protein MHPRPCCSKNSLPLSFGVENIVKLKSNQSIQMVGRDKYEPAAVSEHGDKKGKKAKKERDMDELKKEVSMDDHKLSLDELHRKYGTDLSRGLTTARAAEILARDGPNALTPPPTTPEWVKFCRQLFGGFSMLLWIGALLCFLAYGIQAATEEEPQNDNLYLGVVLSAVVIITGCFSYYQEAKSSKIMESFKNMVPQQALVIRNGEKMSINAEEVVVGDLVEVKGGDRIPADLRIISANGCKVDNSSLTGESEPQTRSPDFTNENPLETRNIAFFSTNCVEGTARGIVVYTGDRTVMGRIATLASGLEGGQTPIAAEIEHFIQLITGVAVFLGVSFFILSLILEYTWLEAVIFLIGIIVANVPEGLLATVTVCLTLTAKRMARKNCLVKNLEAVETLGSTSTICSDKTGTLTQNRMTVAHMWFDNQIHEADTTENQSGVSFDKTSATWLALSRIAGLCNRAVFQANQENLPILKRAVAGDASESALLKCIELCCGSVKEMRDRYAKIVEIPFNSTNKYQLSIHKNLNAGEPRHLLVMKGAPERILDRCSSILLHGKEQPLDEELKDAFQNAYLELGGLGERVLGFCHLLLPDEQFPEGFQFDTDEVNFPVDNLCFVGLISMIDPPRAAVPDAVGKCRSAGIKVIMVTGDHPITAKAIAKGVGIISEGNETVEDIAARLNIPVNQVNPRDAKACVVHGSDLKDMTAEQLDDILKYHTEIVFARTSPQQKLIIVEGCQRQGAIVAVTGDGVNDSPALKKADIGVAMGIAGSDVSKQAADMILLDDNFASIVTGVEEGRLIFDNLKKSIAYTLTSNIPEITPFLIFIIANIPLPLGTVTILCIDLGTDMVPAISLAYEQAESDIMKRQPRNPKTDKLVNERLISMAYGQIGMIQALGGFFTYFVILAENGFLPIHLLGIRVDWDDRWINDVEDSYGQQWTYEQRKIVEFTCHTAFFVSIVVVQWADLVICKTRRNSVFQQGMKNKILIFGLFEETALAAFLSYCPGMGVALRMYPLKPTWWFCAFPYSLLIFVYDEVRKLIIRRRPGGWVEKETYY; encoded by the exons ATGCATCCAAGGCCTTGCTGCTCCAAaaattctctccccctttcttttgGAGTGGAAAATATTGTAAAACTGAAGAGTAATCAAAGCATACAGATG GTTGGACGTGATAAGTATGAACCTGCAGCCGTTTCAGAACATGGTGACAAAAAGGGCAAAAAGGCCAAGAAGGAGAGGGATATGGATGAACTAAAGAAAGAAGTTTCTATG GATGACCATAAACTCAGCCTTGATGAACTTCATCGTAAATACGGAACAGACTTGAGCCGA GGCTTGACAACTGCACGAGCTGCTGAGATCCTGGCCCGAGATGGTCCTAATGCACTCACACCCCCTCCCACGACCCCTGAATGGGTCAAGTTCTGCCGGCAGCTCTTTGGGGGATTCTCAATGTTGCTATGGATTGGAGCACTTCTTTGTTTCTTGGCTTATGGTATCCAAGCTGCCACAGAAGAGGAACCTCAAAACGATAAT CTCTACCTTGGTGTGGTGCTGTCAGCTGTCGTCATCATAACTGGTTGTTTCTCCTACTATCAAGAAGCTAAAAGTTCAAAGATCATGGAATCCTTCAAAAACATGGTCCCTCAG CAAGCCCTTGTGATTCGAAATGGTGAGAAAATGAGCATAAAtgcggaagaagttgtagttgggGATCTGGTGGAAGTGAAAGGAGGAGACCGAATCCCTGCCGATCTCAGAATCATATCTGCCAATGGCTGCAAG GTGGATAACTCCTCACTCACGGGTGAATCGGAACCCCAGACTAGGTCTCCAGATTTCACAAATGAAAACCCCCTGGAGACGAGGAACATTGCCTTTTTCTCAACCAACTGTGTTGAAG GCACGGCACGTGGTATTGTTGTGTACACCGGGGATCGCACTGTGATGGGAAGAATTGCCACTCTTGCTTCTGGGCTGGAAGGGGGCCAGACCCCCATTGCGGCAGAAATTGAACATTTCATCCAACTCATCACgggtgtggctgtgttcctggggGTGTCTTTCTTCATCCTTTCTCTGATCCTCGAGTACACCTGGCTTGAAGCAGTCATCTTCCTCATCGGTATCATTGTAGCCAACGTGCCCGAAGGTTTGCTGGCCACTGTCACG GTGTGTCTGACGCTTACTGCCAAACGCATGGCAAGGAAAAACTGCTTAGTGAAGAACCTGGAGGCTGTGGAGACCTTGGGGTCCACATCCACCATCTGCTCTGATAAAACTGGAACTCTGACTCAGAACCGGATGACGGTAGCCCACATGTGGTTTGACAATCAAATCCACGAAGCTGATACAACAGAGAATCAGAGTG GTGTCTCTTTCGATAAGACTTCCGCCACCTGGCTCGCTCTGTCCAGGATCGCAGGTCtttgtaacagggcagtgtttcaGGCTAACCAGGAAAACCTGCCTATTCTTAAG CGGGCAGTTGCGGGAGATGCCTCTGAGTCGGCACTCTTAAAATGCATCGAGCTCTGCTGCGGCTCTGTGAAGGAGATGAGAGATAGATACGCCAAAATCGTCGAGATACCCTTCAACTCCACCAATAAGTACCAG ttgtccattcataagaacCTCAACGCCGGTGAGCCCCGACACCTGTTGGTGATGAAGGGCGCTCCAGAAAGGATCCTGGACCGCTGCAGCTCCATCCTCCTCCACGGCAAGGAGCAGCCCCTGGACGAGGAGCTGAAAGACGCCTTTCAGAACGCCTACCTGGAGCTGGGCGGCCTCGGAGAGCGCGTGCTAG GTTTCTGCCACCTCCTTCTGCCGGATGAGCAGTTTCCTGAAGGCTTCCAGTTCGACACTGATGAAGTGAACTTCCCTGTGGATAACCTCTGCTTTGTTGGGCTCATCTCCATGATTGACCCTCCACGAGCTGCTGTTCCTGATGCCGTGGGCAAATGTCGAAGTGCTGGAATTAAG GTCATCATGGTCACAGGCGACCATCCAATCACAGCCAAAGCCATTGCCAAAGGCGTGGGCATCATCTCGGAAGGCAATGAGACTGTGGAAGACATCGCTGCCCGCCTCAACATCCCAGTGAACCAGGTGAACCCCAG AGATGCCAAGGCCTGTGTAGTGCATGGCAGTGATTTGAAGGACATGACAGCCGAGCAGCTGGATGACATTTTGAAGTACCACACTGAGATTGTGTTTGCCAGGACCTCCCCTCAGCAGAAGCTTATCATTGTGGAAGGCTGCCAGAGACAG GGGGCTATTGTGGCCGTCACTGGTGATGGCGTTAATGACTCTCCAGCTCTGAAGAAAGCAGACATTGGGGTTGCTATGGGGATCGCCGGTTCAGATGTGTCTAAGCAAGCTGCTGACATGATTCTTTTGGATGACAACTTTGCCTCAATTGTGACTGGAGTAGAGGAAG GTCGTCTGATCTTTGACAACTTGAAGAAATCCATTGCTTATACCCTAACCAGTAACATTCCGGAAATCACCCCCTTCCTGATATTTATTATTGCAAACATTCCACTCCCACTGGGGACCGTCACCATCCTCTGCATTGACTTGGGCACTGACATG GTTCCTGCCATCTCCCTGGCATATGAGCAAGCTGAGAGTGACATCATGAAGAGGCAGCCCAGAAATCCCAAAACTGACAAACTTGTGAATGAGCGGCTGATTAGCATGGCCTACGGACAGATTG GTATGATCCAGGCCCTGGGGGGCTTCTTCACTTACTTTGTGATTCTGGCTGAGAATGGCTTCCTCCCGATTCACCTGCTGGGCATCCGAGTGGACTGGGATGACCGCTGGATCAATGATGTGGAAGACAGCTATGGGCAACAGTGG ACCTATGAGCAGAGGAAAATCGTGGAGTTCACCTGCCACACAGCCTTCTTCGTCAGTATTGTGGTGGTGCAGTGGGCCGACCTGGTCATCTGTAAGACCCGGAGGAATTCTGTGTTCCAGCAGGGGATGAA GAACAAGATCTTGATATTTGGCCTCTTTGAAGAGACAGCCCTCGCTGCTTTCCTTTCCTACTGCCCTGGAATGGGTGTCGCCCTGAGGATGTATCCCCTCAA GCCTACCTGGTGGTTCTGTGCCTTCCCCTACTCCCTTCTCATCTTCGTGTATGATGAAGTCAGGAAGCTCATCATCCGGCGACGCCCTGGCG GCTGGGTGGAGAAGGAAACCTACTATTAG